A single window of Nitrospirota bacterium DNA harbors:
- a CDS encoding hybrid sensor histidine kinase/response regulator produces the protein MIEDVELRDIFKAETEEHLQKLEEGLLVLEQTPDKPGLLEELFRESHSLKGSARLMGVDKIELVSHTLEDMLSKAKRGTTKLSTASVNSIYKCLDVIRALLHEALTGETSNINIIHVIEELKGERVSTTALVKPVHKEPDAATQAPAPAKPQPVIPVNEPEKVLSQAEETLSVSEPQPYEDTEETKTGASDVSRADGVVLWLDSSEKRSSIETIRVEAHKLDSLMVHVGELVVIKNRINQRINDIQETISMWEKVILPQLGGSTDLSVQQRVQSANDQEAFYKHLNNLKNSLYEDGARISFVSQQLDHGAHELMLIPLSTVFNPFKRMVRDLANEKAKEINFCVEGGETTAEKRVLEEIKDPLMHILRNSIDHAIEPPEVRTGLGKDKCGLILLKAYKESTNVIIEVLDDGQGLATESIKETAIKNKLVSREVMDKMTTAEIHNFVFAPGFSTNKIVTDISGRGIGMDVVKTTLERLKGSIAMDSVPNEGCKMTLRIPVNISSTRVFLVIARNRTYALPIEFVMTTFMLKLSDVYNLESQKTITFMDNPVSILYITDILEITERADSGRMLKSDTLAQKLPCIMFKVEGQMFGVLVDVLVDEQEIVLKSYGGILKRVRNVLGSTILGSGEVCMVLNPNDILKTIRSSGFTSASLQQAEALSRQHSILMAEDSITTRTQMKRILEGAGYEVTACVDGLDALNKLRTAEFDAVISDIQMPNMDGLTLTENIRMDTKYRELPVILVTTMSSEEDMKRGIEVGANAYITKPAFDKQVFLETLKRLII, from the coding sequence ATGATAGAAGACGTCGAACTAAGAGATATATTTAAAGCGGAAACAGAGGAGCATTTACAGAAACTTGAGGAGGGGCTTCTGGTGCTTGAGCAAACTCCGGATAAGCCCGGGTTGCTTGAGGAACTGTTTAGAGAGTCTCATTCGCTAAAGGGCTCGGCAAGACTAATGGGCGTGGATAAGATAGAGCTTGTAAGCCACACGCTTGAGGATATGTTATCCAAAGCCAAGCGCGGAACCACTAAGCTATCCACAGCCTCAGTAAACAGCATCTATAAATGTCTTGACGTTATAAGAGCGCTGCTTCATGAAGCTTTAACCGGAGAGACTTCCAATATAAATATTATACATGTGATAGAGGAGTTAAAAGGTGAAAGGGTTAGTACTACAGCTTTGGTAAAACCGGTTCATAAGGAGCCGGATGCTGCAACACAAGCGCCAGCACCAGCAAAACCTCAACCCGTTATACCCGTCAATGAGCCTGAAAAGGTGTTATCTCAGGCAGAAGAGACGCTTTCGGTTTCAGAACCCCAACCCTATGAAGACACCGAGGAAACTAAAACCGGAGCCTCTGATGTCTCACGAGCTGATGGGGTTGTACTTTGGCTTGACAGCAGCGAAAAACGCTCTTCAATTGAAACCATACGTGTGGAGGCCCACAAACTTGACTCTCTTATGGTGCATGTAGGCGAACTTGTAGTAATAAAAAACAGAATAAACCAACGCATAAATGATATACAAGAGACTATAAGTATGTGGGAAAAAGTGATTTTGCCTCAGTTAGGCGGCAGCACTGACTTAAGCGTCCAGCAGAGGGTGCAATCGGCAAACGATCAAGAGGCATTTTATAAACATCTGAATAACCTCAAAAACTCCCTCTATGAAGATGGCGCAAGAATCTCTTTTGTATCACAGCAGCTGGACCATGGAGCGCACGAACTCATGCTTATTCCCCTCTCTACGGTGTTTAACCCGTTTAAGCGCATGGTAAGAGATTTAGCAAATGAAAAAGCTAAAGAGATAAACTTCTGTGTAGAAGGCGGAGAGACAACGGCGGAAAAGCGAGTACTTGAGGAAATAAAAGACCCGCTTATGCATATCCTCAGAAATTCCATAGACCACGCAATCGAGCCCCCTGAGGTTCGCACCGGGCTTGGGAAAGACAAGTGCGGACTGATTCTCCTTAAGGCTTACAAAGAGAGCACAAATGTGATTATCGAGGTGCTTGATGACGGACAGGGACTTGCTACAGAAAGTATAAAAGAGACCGCTATTAAGAACAAACTCGTCAGCCGTGAAGTTATGGATAAAATGACCACGGCAGAAATCCACAATTTCGTTTTTGCACCTGGGTTTTCTACAAATAAGATAGTTACGGATATTTCCGGCCGCGGCATAGGAATGGACGTTGTTAAGACCACTTTGGAGCGGCTAAAGGGCAGCATCGCGATGGACTCTGTTCCAAACGAGGGATGTAAGATGACTCTGCGCATACCGGTAAATATCTCATCCACCAGGGTGTTTCTGGTAATAGCCCGTAACCGCACCTATGCTCTTCCCATTGAGTTTGTTATGACTACTTTTATGCTAAAACTCTCGGATGTTTATAACTTAGAAAGCCAAAAGACCATTACATTTATGGATAATCCGGTCTCCATTTTATATATAACCGATATCCTTGAAATCACGGAACGGGCGGATTCCGGTAGAATGCTCAAATCTGACACACTGGCTCAGAAACTTCCCTGTATAATGTTTAAGGTAGAGGGACAGATGTTTGGTGTTTTAGTAGATGTGCTTGTAGATGAACAGGAAATAGTGTTAAAATCATATGGTGGAATATTAAAGCGGGTGCGAAACGTGCTGGGCTCTACGATACTGGGCAGTGGCGAGGTTTGCATGGTGCTTAATCCGAATGACATTCTAAAAACGATACGGAGCAGCGGTTTTACCTCTGCATCGCTTCAACAAGCGGAGGCATTGTCCAGACAGCATAGTATTTTAATGGCAGAGGACTCTATTACGACACGGACTCAGATGAAGCGCATACTTGAGGGAGCAGGCTATGAGGTCACAGCGTGTGTGGACGGACTGGATGCTTTGAATAAGTTGAGAACCGCAGAGTTTGATGCCGTGATTTCAGACATTCAAATGCCAAATATGGATGGATTGACTTTGACTGAAAATATCAGAATGGATACTAAATACAGAGAGCTTCCCGTGATATTAGTGACAACAATGTCCTCAGAAGAGGACATGAAGCGTGGAATCGAGGTGGGGGCAAATGCCTACATCACAAAACCCGCATTTGACAAGCAGGTGTTTCTTGAAACACTAAAAAGGCTTATTATATGA
- a CDS encoding methyl-accepting chemotaxis protein, whose amino-acid sequence MNVKMPLKMKLFALFILIGMIPFTTVGIYSYSKTRDRFVQKTLDKLVGMRELKKSQVEQYFSRIIAQASTLSESRMTVDAMKEFSSAFSLVDKESGARYDSNQKHNDDQLMVQYQALKDSIPDLPDNIITSWWPQKKTVKALQNDYISGNPYPIGGKDKLDFAAGDNTYNAVHKKYHKIFRNYAKKFGYYDIFLIDTEGYIVYTEEKELDFATNIVNGPYSDSNLAKAFDAAIKSKEKGFTKIVDYDHYIPSKNAAAGFIAAPIFDGDKKIGVLAFQMPIGRVNDIMTNNKDWKGVGLGNTGECYLVGDDFHMKTDSRALIESRDTFINTLQKLGVDRKVTDDIKRYNSTIETLQVKIPDVKESLNGITDSHKGALSYLNVPVLIAHAPVNAGGLKWVIILEEAESQALVTSHELKKFMWILGIITAICVLAASYFISRALSVPLNKGITSISSSTTEISSTVEQHERTAAQQASAVNETTTTMDELSASFKQSSEQARTASDGAGQVLVMVNDGSLNINEMLYGMTMLKERVEATASKILQLSEKTTRIESIAAVVSDFANETKMLAMNAAVEAVRAGEHGKGFSVVAMEIRKLAEQSKKSAEEITEVVAEIQKATNSTVMVTEESTKTVDKEMELAENTAETFNKLTTVIRSSAENIQQIFLNIQQQSAAISQVVDAMSSINRGVKETSAGITQTKLGIKNLNEVAKELKEMV is encoded by the coding sequence ATGAATGTAAAAATGCCACTTAAGATGAAGCTGTTTGCTCTGTTTATATTAATAGGAATGATACCGTTTACCACAGTTGGAATTTATTCATACTCAAAGACAAGGGATAGATTTGTTCAAAAGACCCTTGATAAACTTGTTGGGATGAGAGAGCTTAAAAAATCTCAGGTTGAGCAGTATTTTAGCAGGATAATTGCTCAGGCTTCTACACTTAGCGAAAGCAGAATGACTGTGGATGCTATGAAAGAGTTCTCAAGTGCATTTTCTCTTGTTGACAAAGAATCCGGAGCCAGATACGATTCCAACCAAAAACACAACGACGACCAGCTTATGGTACAATATCAGGCACTAAAAGACAGCATCCCTGATTTACCCGATAATATCATAACATCATGGTGGCCGCAGAAAAAAACAGTTAAGGCTCTTCAGAACGATTATATATCAGGGAACCCTTACCCCATTGGCGGCAAGGACAAACTGGACTTTGCAGCGGGCGATAACACATATAATGCAGTACATAAGAAATACCACAAAATATTTCGCAACTATGCAAAGAAGTTTGGTTATTACGACATATTTTTAATAGATACTGAAGGCTACATTGTATATACTGAAGAGAAAGAGCTGGATTTTGCAACTAATATAGTAAACGGCCCGTATAGTGATTCAAACCTTGCTAAAGCATTTGATGCCGCTATAAAATCCAAAGAAAAGGGTTTTACTAAAATCGTGGATTATGACCACTATATACCATCAAAAAACGCCGCAGCCGGTTTTATAGCCGCTCCCATATTTGATGGCGATAAAAAAATAGGCGTCCTCGCATTCCAAATGCCTATAGGCCGGGTAAATGATATAATGACTAACAACAAGGACTGGAAAGGTGTTGGCCTTGGTAACACAGGGGAGTGCTATTTAGTTGGAGATGACTTTCATATGAAGACAGATTCAAGAGCCTTAATAGAGTCGAGGGACACTTTTATCAATACGCTTCAGAAACTTGGAGTTGATAGAAAGGTGACAGATGATATAAAAAGGTACAACTCCACAATTGAAACTCTTCAGGTAAAAATTCCTGATGTTAAAGAATCATTAAACGGTATCACAGACAGCCATAAGGGGGCGCTCAGCTACTTGAATGTACCGGTACTTATAGCACATGCTCCGGTAAACGCTGGGGGGTTGAAATGGGTAATTATTTTAGAGGAGGCTGAGAGTCAGGCGCTGGTAACATCACATGAGCTGAAAAAATTCATGTGGATTTTAGGAATAATCACGGCTATATGCGTTTTAGCTGCCAGCTACTTTATAAGCCGGGCCTTAAGTGTTCCGCTTAACAAAGGGATAACCTCTATCTCATCCTCCACAACTGAAATCTCAAGCACTGTGGAGCAACACGAAAGAACTGCAGCCCAGCAAGCCTCAGCTGTTAATGAAACCACTACCACGATGGATGAGCTATCGGCCTCGTTTAAACAATCTTCAGAGCAGGCACGGACCGCCTCCGATGGGGCAGGACAGGTGCTGGTTATGGTAAATGACGGCTCTCTCAACATAAATGAAATGCTCTACGGCATGACTATGCTAAAGGAAAGGGTTGAAGCTACTGCGTCAAAAATTCTTCAGCTTAGCGAAAAAACCACCCGTATTGAGAGTATTGCTGCTGTAGTGTCAGACTTTGCCAACGAAACCAAGATGCTGGCTATGAACGCTGCAGTTGAGGCGGTAAGAGCTGGTGAGCACGGAAAAGGATTTTCAGTTGTTGCTATGGAGATACGAAAACTTGCCGAACAGAGTAAAAAATCGGCAGAGGAAATAACCGAGGTTGTTGCTGAGATCCAAAAAGCCACAAATTCCACTGTCATGGTAACTGAGGAAAGCACAAAAACTGTGGATAAAGAAATGGAACTTGCCGAAAACACTGCAGAAACGTTTAACAAACTTACTACAGTTATAAGAAGCTCAGCCGAGAACATTCAGCAAATATTTCTGAACATTCAACAGCAATCCGCTGCTATTTCACAGGTGGTGGATGCAATGAGCTCAATAAACAGAGGGGTCAAGGAAACCTCAGCAGGAATCACTCAGACAAAGCTGGGCATCAAAAACCTTAACGAGGTGGCAAAAGAGCTTAAGGAGATGGTCTGA
- a CDS encoding chemotaxis protein CheW: MTEEAFLIPYIAFRCGRFVYAVDTLHVREIIHLPEFKPVDEAPEYVAGLINVRGNVIPLIDIDKRFGRKGHKFALTDKVIVFSHNRRRIGVIVDEIMDIYDVSSDSIEKAPLYSDDIMHRSGFIEHVAKINENILMILSHHKLFDSRVMAVISNYQGREVLAEELFPSEGQSPGTPTETAAIFHKRAVALAHKNNQQKDSSSLMPVAVVELEDELFGIELTVVREFVTVNDYRQVPCCPSHVIGNINLRGEIVTLIDIRDTLGMTKSSGRAMDSAVIVVIDNFTLGICIESLRDVLYVPVSEQKELPIAIKHANESFFKCTALFDNKAIVVLNLQNVLYRGSLIVNDIL; this comes from the coding sequence ATGACAGAAGAGGCATTTTTAATACCCTATATTGCCTTCCGCTGCGGCAGGTTTGTCTATGCAGTTGATACGCTGCATGTGCGGGAAATCATTCATCTGCCTGAGTTTAAACCCGTAGATGAGGCTCCTGAGTACGTGGCCGGGCTTATCAACGTCCGGGGAAACGTTATCCCTCTGATAGATATTGACAAACGCTTTGGACGCAAAGGGCATAAGTTCGCTTTGACAGATAAGGTTATTGTATTTAGCCACAACAGACGTCGAATTGGCGTCATAGTAGATGAAATTATGGACATTTATGACGTATCCTCAGATTCAATAGAAAAGGCGCCGCTTTACTCTGATGATATAATGCATCGGAGCGGTTTTATAGAGCACGTGGCAAAAATTAATGAAAATATACTGATGATCTTAAGCCACCACAAACTCTTTGACTCTCGTGTGATGGCTGTAATCAGCAACTACCAGGGGCGGGAGGTTTTGGCAGAGGAATTATTTCCATCTGAAGGGCAATCGCCGGGCACCCCTACAGAGACTGCCGCCATTTTTCATAAAAGAGCAGTGGCATTAGCTCATAAAAATAACCAACAAAAAGACAGCAGCTCACTTATGCCTGTTGCAGTGGTAGAACTTGAAGATGAGTTGTTTGGCATTGAGCTTACCGTTGTAAGAGAGTTCGTAACTGTTAATGACTATCGGCAGGTGCCCTGCTGTCCTTCTCATGTGATTGGAAACATTAACCTAAGGGGTGAGATAGTAACTCTGATAGATATTCGCGACACCCTTGGGATGACCAAAAGCAGCGGTAGGGCTATGGACTCTGCTGTTATAGTAGTAATTGATAACTTTACACTTGGCATTTGTATAGAATCGCTTCGTGATGTTTTATATGTGCCGGTGTCGGAGCAAAAAGAGCTCCCTATAGCAATTAAACACGCCAATGAAAGTTTTTTTAAGTGTACCGCCCTCTTTGATAATAAGGCTATTGTGGTGTTAAACCTGCAAAACGTTCTATACAGAGGGTCATTAATTGTCAATGATATTTTGTAA
- a CDS encoding tetratricopeptide repeat protein, with protein sequence MESPSLTNIQSFISAHTGLHVDEKDLNATIHSRLRHVSLQSSDDYCAFLATDSPESRHEWRVLYQKITTGESFFFRDKGQFSLLRNTILKELIEYNKEKRTLRLWSAGCSTGEEPYSLAIVINELIPDIHMWDITVIGTDINESALDKAAKGIFSDWSFRMVPKDVIATYFIRRKGHYEIEPRIRRMVTFKQGNLIKDNYPDIISGIYDMDLIICRNVFIYFQPENITIALNKLTKSLRDGGYLLTGHAELQAVPHHDLMPIAYPDSTIFRRSDKVHKRHTEPLVSFLPPQIIPVQHIPVKKSEKHHSHKTPSTYATPQKSAIKRAAAVRPSPSVLVDEAKALLKDGKYPQVIEKMRFFLIDNPKQSDAYALLAEAYANTGDLTNAAAVCKEAIAINPLDIRPYYLLAHIAAEYGNLEEGKDMLKRVIYLNSGCIAAYLELSAIYEHTGDTAKALKLKDNALSILDSLPPDTEIEFYSGLTVKELLVQLNNSYVAPKAKSGIKE encoded by the coding sequence ATGGAGAGTCCGTCTTTAACAAACATTCAGAGCTTCATTTCGGCTCATACCGGCCTGCACGTTGATGAGAAAGACTTAAATGCCACAATACACTCAAGGCTGAGGCACGTGTCTTTACAGTCGTCGGACGATTACTGTGCATTTCTTGCAACAGACTCCCCGGAAAGCAGGCACGAGTGGAGAGTCCTTTATCAGAAAATTACCACGGGTGAGAGTTTTTTCTTTCGGGATAAGGGGCAGTTTTCATTGCTTAGAAACACTATTTTGAAAGAACTTATAGAGTATAACAAGGAAAAACGTACCCTCCGGCTATGGAGCGCCGGTTGCTCAACCGGAGAGGAGCCATACTCCCTTGCCATTGTAATTAACGAGCTTATACCTGATATTCACATGTGGGATATAACAGTTATCGGCACCGACATTAATGAAAGTGCCTTAGATAAAGCGGCAAAAGGCATCTTTAGCGATTGGTCTTTCCGCATGGTGCCTAAAGATGTAATTGCCACTTATTTTATAAGGCGAAAAGGCCATTACGAAATAGAGCCGCGTATTCGCCGTATGGTTACCTTTAAACAGGGTAACCTGATTAAAGACAACTACCCCGATATTATTTCCGGCATTTATGACATGGATTTAATCATATGCCGGAATGTGTTTATTTATTTTCAACCTGAAAATATAACGATTGCGCTTAATAAGTTGACAAAGAGCCTCAGAGACGGCGGTTATCTGCTAACCGGCCACGCCGAGCTTCAAGCTGTGCCACACCATGACCTTATGCCGATTGCCTACCCTGATTCAACTATTTTCAGGCGCAGTGACAAAGTACACAAAAGACACACTGAGCCTCTGGTTAGTTTTTTACCTCCTCAAATCATACCGGTTCAGCATATACCGGTTAAAAAATCAGAAAAGCACCACTCTCATAAGACACCTTCTACTTACGCCACGCCGCAAAAGAGCGCAATTAAAAGGGCGGCTGCCGTTCGTCCCTCTCCCTCAGTGCTTGTTGACGAGGCTAAGGCTCTGTTAAAAGACGGTAAGTACCCACAGGTTATAGAGAAAATGAGATTTTTTCTAATTGACAACCCTAAACAATCTGACGCATACGCACTCCTGGCCGAAGCTTACGCTAATACCGGAGATCTTACAAACGCAGCCGCTGTCTGTAAAGAGGCTATTGCCATAAATCCGCTTGATATACGCCCGTATTATCTGCTTGCTCATATTGCCGCTGAGTACGGCAACCTTGAGGAGGGAAAGGATATGCTTAAGCGGGTTATCTATCTTAACTCCGGCTGTATTGCGGCGTATCTTGAGCTAAGCGCTATTTACGAGCACACAGGAGACACAGCAAAGGCGCTAAAATTGAAAGACAACGCACTCAGTATTCTTGACAGTTTACCGCCTGATACTGAAATTGAGTTCTATAGCGGCCTGACTGTAAAAGAGCTGCTCGTGCAGTTGAATAATTCTTACGTAGCACCGAAAGCCAAAAGCGGGATTAAGGAATAA
- a CDS encoding methyl-accepting chemotaxis protein: protein MKSLSMVTRTLVPILLAAAAVLITIVMLTIIMSRDIVLDEIKNGAIKGYKDTVLNALTTMMITGSIKDGKKPFIEQMQGSVKIKILRSEALDKDYGKGEPDQYSADNVEAEVLKSGKERTIIEGNTVRGLYPYIASKNFMGRDCLTCHNVKEGDVLAVVSLSVSMAKSVESIKRLKYIFITAGLLGLLIITVIFIYTFKKTHKPLVELSKELLAMSNGDLNVHFDYNTKDEIGLLSQGFNQMVTNLSELVVKIRTAADYVSSCSGELSDNAQQIADGSTQQAASVQETSASVEQMTSSIRQSSDNAVQTEKLAMKSARDATESGTSVTEAVGAMKDIAGKVSIIEEIARQTNLLALNAAIEAARAGEQGKGFAVVASEVRKLAERSQKSAGEITHISATTVTIAEKAGGMLNSLVPDIQKTSELVQEITAASQEQSTGAEQINKAIGQLDEVIQRNASAAEELASTAEELNAQAIELQEAIGFFKTGETNTSAKGRSTKAGKKLLSR, encoded by the coding sequence ATGAAAAGTCTGTCTATGGTAACCAGAACATTAGTACCGATTCTTTTAGCTGCAGCCGCTGTATTAATAACTATTGTCATGTTAACTATTATAATGTCAAGGGATATTGTTCTGGATGAGATAAAAAACGGAGCAATTAAAGGATACAAGGATACTGTTTTAAATGCCCTTACAACTATGATGATAACCGGTAGTATCAAAGACGGTAAGAAGCCGTTTATTGAGCAGATGCAAGGCAGTGTAAAAATAAAAATACTGAGAAGTGAAGCACTCGACAAAGACTACGGTAAGGGAGAGCCGGATCAGTATTCAGCAGATAACGTTGAAGCTGAGGTTCTCAAAAGCGGCAAAGAACGCACAATTATAGAAGGCAATACCGTGCGGGGATTGTACCCGTATATTGCAAGTAAGAACTTTATGGGGCGTGATTGTCTAACCTGCCACAATGTCAAAGAGGGAGATGTGCTCGCTGTAGTCAGTCTTAGTGTATCTATGGCTAAATCAGTAGAAAGTATCAAACGGCTCAAATATATTTTTATCACGGCAGGCCTGTTGGGTTTGCTGATTATAACGGTAATTTTCATTTATACCTTTAAGAAAACTCATAAGCCTTTGGTTGAACTGTCAAAGGAACTTCTTGCGATGTCAAACGGAGATTTAAATGTGCATTTTGACTACAACACAAAAGATGAGATAGGGTTACTGTCACAAGGATTTAACCAGATGGTAACCAATTTAAGTGAGCTGGTAGTAAAGATAAGAACGGCTGCCGATTACGTATCTTCATGCAGCGGGGAGCTAAGTGACAATGCACAGCAAATAGCAGATGGCTCAACGCAGCAGGCGGCCTCCGTGCAGGAGACCTCGGCTTCAGTGGAACAGATGACCAGCAGTATCAGACAGAGTTCGGACAATGCCGTGCAGACGGAAAAACTGGCTATGAAATCCGCACGGGATGCTACAGAGAGTGGGACATCTGTGACGGAGGCGGTTGGGGCCATGAAAGACATTGCCGGTAAGGTATCAATTATAGAGGAAATTGCCAGACAAACTAATTTATTAGCCCTCAACGCCGCCATAGAGGCAGCGCGTGCCGGCGAGCAAGGTAAGGGTTTTGCCGTAGTAGCCTCAGAGGTAAGAAAACTTGCGGAACGCTCGCAGAAATCAGCCGGCGAAATAACCCACATATCGGCAACGACCGTAACAATAGCCGAGAAGGCAGGGGGTATGCTGAATAGTTTGGTACCCGATATTCAAAAAACTTCTGAGCTTGTACAAGAGATAACTGCAGCAAGTCAAGAGCAAAGTACCGGTGCTGAGCAGATAAATAAAGCCATTGGGCAGCTTGATGAGGTAATACAGCGAAACGCCTCGGCAGCAGAAGAGCTGGCATCAACTGCTGAGGAATTAAATGCACAAGCGATAGAACTTCAAGAGGCAATAGGTTTCTTTAAGACCGGTGAGACTAACACATCAGCAAAAGGGCGTAGTACTAAGGCTGGTAAGAAATTGCTGTCAAGGTAA
- a CDS encoding DUF4139 domain-containing protein, translating into MKLFVIAVAFILATSVIAHAETEGVQSSSTASDQKSVALTVYNVNIGLVKEERVLKLPTGRVLLSYMDVAADIIPQSVSIHALAGEKVLSVLEQNYEYDLLTPQKLLDKYVGKEVKLYQKNYYNDKEEVVKATVLSNNNGAAVFKIGDEITYNHPGRIIFPKLPENLIAKPTLQWLLNNEGTSEQKVDVTYLTNGINWRADYVLLLNQKDTRADLTGWVTIENKSGANYAGAKLKLVAGDVNRVIENAYRDAAAYKSMPVAAAPAQQSFKEEGFFEYHIYTLNRPSTIKNNQIKQIRLLKEDNLVVHKDFVFRGQPYYFRSVYRDNIPKEKVGVYVEIDNRKDNNLGIPIPKGTVRVYKADSEGALQFIGEDTVDHTPKDEKIRIKMGDAFDITGQHKQTDWKKLEWDTYEASFEIVLKNHKKEDVRVRVLEPVPGEWKVLNNSHAYKKAESNLLEFAIDVPKDGEVKLNYTVSMKF; encoded by the coding sequence ATGAAGCTTTTCGTTATTGCTGTTGCTTTTATTTTGGCCACATCAGTAATAGCCCATGCCGAAACGGAGGGTGTTCAGTCATCTTCTACCGCCTCCGATCAGAAGTCAGTAGCTCTTACGGTTTATAATGTAAATATTGGGCTGGTTAAAGAGGAGCGTGTTTTAAAGTTACCCACGGGTAGGGTGCTTTTAAGTTATATGGATGTGGCAGCCGATATAATCCCTCAAAGCGTAAGCATCCATGCACTGGCCGGAGAGAAAGTCCTCAGCGTTCTTGAACAGAACTATGAGTATGACCTTCTTACTCCTCAAAAGCTGCTTGATAAGTATGTTGGCAAAGAGGTTAAGCTCTACCAGAAAAATTACTACAATGACAAAGAGGAGGTAGTAAAGGCTACCGTGCTTTCAAACAATAATGGTGCGGCGGTGTTTAAAATTGGGGATGAGATAACTTATAATCATCCAGGGCGGATAATTTTCCCAAAACTGCCTGAAAACCTTATTGCTAAACCCACACTTCAGTGGCTTTTGAACAATGAAGGCACTTCTGAGCAAAAAGTTGATGTTACTTATCTGACAAACGGAATAAACTGGCGTGCCGACTATGTTCTTTTGTTAAACCAAAAAGATACGCGAGCTGACTTAACCGGCTGGGTTACAATTGAAAACAAAAGCGGGGCTAACTATGCTGGCGCAAAGTTGAAACTCGTTGCCGGTGATGTTAACCGTGTTATAGAAAATGCCTACAGAGACGCCGCAGCTTATAAGTCTATGCCTGTTGCTGCGGCACCTGCCCAACAATCATTCAAAGAGGAGGGGTTTTTTGAATACCATATCTACACTCTTAACAGGCCATCAACTATAAAAAACAACCAGATCAAGCAGATACGGCTTTTGAAGGAGGACAATCTGGTTGTGCATAAGGATTTTGTTTTTCGTGGACAGCCGTATTATTTCAGAAGTGTTTACCGTGACAATATTCCCAAAGAGAAAGTCGGTGTATATGTTGAAATTGATAACCGTAAGGACAATAACCTTGGAATTCCCATTCCTAAGGGCACAGTAAGGGTGTATAAGGCCGATAGCGAGGGTGCGTTACAGTTTATCGGAGAGGACACAGTTGATCATACACCAAAGGACGAAAAAATCAGAATCAAGATGGGAGATGCCTTTGACATAACAGGGCAGCATAAACAGACTGACTGGAAAAAGCTGGAGTGGGACACCTATGAGGCATCGTTTGAAATCGTCTTGAAAAATCATAAAAAAGAAGACGTAAGAGTTCGGGTGTTGGAACCGGTTCCCGGAGAGTGGAAAGTCCTCAACAATTCCCACGCTTACAAAAAAGCTGAAAGCAACCTTCTGGAGTTTGCCATTGACGTACCTAAAGACGGCGAGGTTAAGTTAAATTATACGGTTTCTATGAAGTTTTAA
- the ndk gene encoding nucleoside-diphosphate kinase yields the protein MQRTLSIVKPDGVKKNLIGEVIGRFEKQGFKIVALKMKHLSIREAEGFYIVHNARPFYGELTTFMSEGPVVVMVIEGNGVIDKVRELMGATNPKDAAAGTIRADFADNVERNIVHGSDSEESASFEIPYFFSALEIAG from the coding sequence ATGCAAAGAACGCTTTCAATTGTTAAACCGGACGGGGTTAAGAAAAACTTGATAGGAGAGGTAATCGGACGGTTTGAAAAACAGGGATTTAAAATAGTTGCGCTTAAAATGAAACACTTGTCAATAAGAGAAGCCGAGGGGTTTTATATAGTGCATAATGCAAGACCGTTTTACGGTGAGCTGACCACATTTATGTCCGAGGGGCCGGTTGTGGTTATGGTGATTGAGGGAAACGGAGTGATAGATAAGGTGCGTGAGTTGATGGGGGCTACTAACCCTAAAGATGCAGCAGCCGGCACTATAAGGGCTGATTTTGCTGATAATGTTGAAAGAAACATCGTTCACGGCTCTGATTCGGAGGAGTCCGCATCTTTTGAAATCCCTTATTTCTTTTCAGCACTTGAAATAGCTGGTTGA